The proteins below are encoded in one region of Apium graveolens cultivar Ventura chromosome 4, ASM990537v1, whole genome shotgun sequence:
- the LOC141721043 gene encoding protein ECERIFERUM 16, protein MDAKSLAKSKRAHTQHLNKKHHPKPTSKAPSAGVAVGGSSSQKPNVKQFKGSKKLPSNWDRYEDEDDLDSEVSGKGSKSDVILPKSKGADYGYLISEAKAQADSSYPSFDDVLSDYRKEVGSLLSVKGENILSWASEDDFLSEDIATGVQEASFLSMDLTALEKQLAKIDLSERLFIEADLLPPELCNEELQKIRDLKPCTSEIPVRSETAKTSSEVSKGANKFDWDIEVQGTSDLDHPVKSESLAFKSRSDESLMPESKIQLSNEPASVQNKSHYGFKAADAEAELDMLLDSFSEPNVPQSSLLKEEPRYSTSTILAEETTSDQLVSTRAKNSLDQSNAASTLDDSLDDLLMETSNRINQDIVSRSNIVKTATPDVHPSSSGPIKSKLLDDFDSWLDSI, encoded by the exons ATGGATGCTAAATCTTTAGCGAAATCGAAAAGAGCACATACTCAACATCTTAATAAAAAGCATCATCCGAAACCGACATCGAAAGCTCCTTCAGCTGGTGTTGCTGTTGGAGGAAGCAGCTCACAGAAACCAAATGTCAAACAGTTTAAAGGTTCTAAGAAACTTCCCTCGAATTGGGATCGATATGAAGACGAGGATGATTTGGATTCTGAAGTTTCGGGGAAAGGTAGTAAAAGTGATGTTATTTTGCCGAAAAGTAAAGGGGCTGATTATGGTTACTTGATTTCTGAAGCCAAGGCTCAGGCTGATTCTAGTTATCCTTCGTTTGATGATGTGTTGTCAG ATTACAGAAAGGAAGTAGGTTCATTACTCTCTGTTAAAGGAGAAAATATTCTGTCATGGGCTTCGGAAGATGACTTTTTATCAGAGGACATAGCAACTGGTGTTCAAGAG GCATCCTTTCTTTCAATGGATTTAACTGCTCTTGAGAAACAACTTGCAAAAATAGATTTGTCAGAAAGGCTATTCATTGAAGCAGATCTGCTACCACCAGAGCTG TGCAATGAGGAATTACAAAAAATCCGAGACCTCAAGCCTTGCACGAGTGAAATTCCAGTTAGAAGCGAAACTGCCAAAACTTCTTCTGAAGTATCCAAGGGAGCTAATAAATTTGATTGGGACATTGAGGTCCAAGGGACCAGTGATCTTGACCATCCTGTTAAAAGTGAATCATTAGCATTCAAAAGCAGATCTGATGAGAGCTTAATGCCAGAGTCCAAAATACAGCTCAGTAATGAACCTGCTTCAGTCCAGAATAAAAGTCATTATGGATTCAAGGCGGCAGATGCAGAAGCGGAGCTCGATATGCTCCTGGATTCATTTTCTGAACCAAATGTTCCTCAATCTTCTCTCTTGAAAGAAGAGCCTAGGTACAGCACTTCAACTATATTGGCAGAAGAAACTACGTCTGATCAATTGGTTTCTACTCGTGCGAAGAACAGTCTAGATCAATCTAATGCTGCATCAACTCTTGACGATTCGTTAGACGACCTACTAATGGAAACATCAAATAGAATCAACCAAGATATTGTATCAAGGTCCAATATTGTAAAGACTGCTACTCCTGATGTTCATCCATCATCCTCCGGCCCTATTAAGTCCAAACTATTGGATGACTTTGATTCTTGGCTGGATTCAATTTAA